The sequence AGACGACAACGACAACCATTAGCAGTTCGACTGTAGGCTACGGCACCGGCGACGCTGGCATCTGGATCGAGAACGGGAGCGATTCCATTATTGGGGGACCAAATCCGGCGGATCGCAATGTGATTGCCGCTGGGAACTTTGCCGTTACTGGTTCTGGCGCCGCCGTGCTGATCGAACCTTGTACGACAATCTGTACAGCTAATAACAATACTGTCTGGGGCAACTACCTCGGCATTCGAGCTGATGGTAGTGATATTCTAGTCGGTAGTACCAGCAATATTGTGTTCGAAAGTGAAGGTCTACGGATCAGCAACGCCAGTAATAATGTTGTCCGAAATAACCTGATTGGTGGGGTTGATCGCGGGATTAATCTTCGTAGTAACGCGAATAACAACCTTATCACCGGGAACCGAATAGGTGTGCGGGCATCAAGCAGCGATACCCCCGGTAGTGGCACAACGACGCGCAAAGACGGTATTCAACTTAATAGCGGTAGTAATAATCGGATCGAGTTTAATCTCATTGCATTTACCGGCCAGGGTAATACTTCTACATCCAATGCGACTCATGGTATCACCGTCAGGAGTAGCAACAATCAACTGTTCGGCAACCGGTTAGTACGAAACGGTCGTATCGGCGCCGGTCATGGGATTTTCGTGGCCGATAACGTGACTGGTGTCTTGATTTCACGGAATACAACACAGGACAATGCACAGGACGGAATCGGTCTTGGCAGCGGCGCGAATGGCGGACTTACCGCTCCGACATTCAATCCGATCACAGCCGGTTCACCAATTGTTAGCGGCACAACTGGCTGCGGTGCAAATTGTGTCGTCGAAATCTTCACCACTAGTGCCAGTGTAACTGACCGCAACCGCGAGGGGCCGGTCTTTTTAACTAGTACCACAACCGGTAGTAGTGGAACGTTCAGTGCGAATATTACCGGATGTCTGGGATTTATTACGGCAACCGTCCATAACCCCACAACCGGCAACAGCTCACCTTTTTCAAATGCGCTCGACGTGAATGCAACTGATGCGTGCAGTACACCAACTGCCACTCTGACGGTTGTCGGTGGTAGCAGCCGCGCAGTTAGTATCGGCAGTACATCAACATATACGCTCACCCTGAGCCATACTGCTTCGGTGACCCGTACCTATACGCTGATCCTTGATAGCAATCGTGGATGGACGAGCGGACCAGCGCTGGTAGAGGTGCCACCAAATGGTAGTGCGCAAATTCTCATCAGTGTGCTCGTTCCCTTGACCGCTACTGCTGGTGATACCGATACCACAACTGTGACCGCACGTAGTGATCAAACCGTCTCGAACCCGTTGACATTAACTACGACGGCCCAGGCTGTCACGATTATTCCGGCGCGCCCTGAAGTTTCACCGGGTCAGATTGTTGAACGGACGGGGAATACTATCACGTTTGTTCATACTATCACCAATACCGGTCAGCTCAGTGGTCTCTTTAGTGTTATTCGGCCAGATGATAGCAGCGGTCTGCCTATCTTCACTGGAACACCACCTACCGGTTGGAGTATTCAGTCTGCAACCCTAGCCAGCTCAACTTTGAATCCTGGTGCGATAACAACGCTGACTATCGTTGTGAATACGCCAGATAGTACGACCCTCCTCGCGGGAGACTATCCATTCTCATTCCGAGTGCGAGCGGTGAGCCAGCAGGGGAGCCAGACCTTTACCGAGCAGAGCGATCCGGCGACGGTTGATACAATTCGTGTCCCCGTTGTGCGCAACTTTTCGTTCGTCGCCCAACCACCGACCGTTCAACAACTGACTCCGGCAGCAACGGTGAACTTCAGCTATACCATCACCAACACCGGCAACTTCACCGATACTTTTTCGATAACGCCACCCACCACTACCAGTCCCACCTCTAGTCTCACCTTTAATGTGACGCCAGCAGGCTTATTCACGCTGGCCGCTGGTCAAGCTCGTCCGATTACGCTTACCGTCACCGCAAGCGCCAGTGAGCCAGTCGGAACGTACAATTTCACCGTTCAGGCTGGCGTGACAGGGGGCAGCAACCCACCAGCGCCCCAAACGGCAAGTGGCACGGTGCAGGTCATCGGTGGCGGTACCCCGGTGTTCGTCGGTACGCCGTTGGTAACGCCTGCCTCAGTTCTCCCTGGTGATACAGCAACCATCACTGTGACAGTGCGCAACGGTGGCAATGCAGCAGCACCTTTTGATTTCGATCAAACATTACCTACAGGGTGGAGTCTGATTAGCGGTAACAGCACCTGTCCATCGCCGCTACCTGCCGATAACACGACCTGCACGTACACCCTACAGGTAAGCGTACCTGCAACTGCCGACGGCGGGAATGCTATTGTAGAAGTACGGGCGATTGCGCGTAACGGTGGTCAAATACCTCCTGCACCTGATAGTACTGCCAGTACGAACGTTACTGTCACGATAGCGACGATTCGCGATCTGAGCTTCGCTCCAACACCACTTACCGCTAACGGCGATCCTGGCGAGGTGATCACCTTCACCCACATTCTGACGAACACGGGCAATGCGGCTGACGTCTTCACACTTACGCTGAGCGGATTACCGGTTGGTTGGAACGCAACGGTTGTTCCGACAACCACAACTACCCTGGCGCGTAATGCCAGCACAACCGTCACCGTACAGATTACCATCCCCACTGGCATCAGCGTCGGGACCACGGTAACGGCCATTGTGCGAGCAACCTCTCAGGGGAACCCCACCGTTAGTGCTGACGTG comes from Chloroflexus sp. Y-396-1 and encodes:
- a CDS encoding S-layer family protein, which gives rise to MDRRFRIALLTFLLVSLFPIAEPVQAASLIVNSLADTNDGACTTDPGGCTLREAITVANNNGVPDTITFSVSGTIYIRDSGLPPLTEGNTTIDAGTNHTVVLSGEQLRDSSNNIIPAHGIVIASNNNVIRGLVIIRFSKSIGFTSGGSGIYLRNNAQNNLIVNNWIGHLNGLPEPNTGYGILIDGGASNNRIGTGNPADRNVISGNTVADIGLSNNLSTTPLDGNQIVGNFIGTTVNGDADLDPTIAADNLGGISVENYAYNTFISDNVIGGYTGTNAAGIVLFSNAASSNAPSIPRNTRITGNWIGVNPTGTVIANRIGVLVSGGGAYGAINTEIGDPLNPLAGRNYISGNARGGIVIADTPFATGPTTIAGNYIGVALDTGGNPFPVGNGTINQSVGGEGVFVGRNAISTTIGPGNVIAGARTNGIRIRSGNTVVRGNYIGVHPNGTQTTTTTISSSTVGYGTGDAGIWIENGSDSIIGGPNPADRNVIAAGNFAVTGSGAAVLIEPCTTICTANNNTVWGNYLGIRADGSDILVGSTSNIVFESEGLRISNASNNVVRNNLIGGVDRGINLRSNANNNLITGNRIGVRASSSDTPGSGTTTRKDGIQLNSGSNNRIEFNLIAFTGQGNTSTSNATHGITVRSSNNQLFGNRLVRNGRIGAGHGIFVADNVTGVLISRNTTQDNAQDGIGLGSGANGGLTAPTFNPITAGSPIVSGTTGCGANCVVEIFTTSASVTDRNREGPVFLTSTTTGSSGTFSANITGCLGFITATVHNPTTGNSSPFSNALDVNATDACSTPTATLTVVGGSSRAVSIGSTSTYTLTLSHTASVTRTYTLILDSNRGWTSGPALVEVPPNGSAQILISVLVPLTATAGDTDTTTVTARSDQTVSNPLTLTTTAQAVTIIPARPEVSPGQIVERTGNTITFVHTITNTGQLSGLFSVIRPDDSSGLPIFTGTPPTGWSIQSATLASSTLNPGAITTLTIVVNTPDSTTLLAGDYPFSFRVRAVSQQGSQTFTEQSDPATVDTIRVPVVRNFSFVAQPPTVQQLTPAATVNFSYTITNTGNFTDTFSITPPTTTSPTSSLTFNVTPAGLFTLAAGQARPITLTVTASASEPVGTYNFTVQAGVTGGSNPPAPQTASGTVQVIGGGTPVFVGTPLVTPASVLPGDTATITVTVRNGGNAAAPFDFDQTLPTGWSLISGNSTCPSPLPADNTTCTYTLQVSVPATADGGNAIVEVRAIARNGGQIPPAPDSTASTNVTVTIATIRDLSFAPTPLTANGDPGEVITFTHILTNTGNAADVFTLTLSGLPVGWNATVVPTTTTTLARNASTTVTVQITIPTGISVGTTVTAIVRATSQGNPTVSADVLDSVTVNSVDRAELSAGTTVNSLPGATVILTHTLRNSGSSTIAYDLSVQSSDASWTGLSVNPATSPVLVPGSSTVITVTIPIPTSALPGTSNTITVEARANGGTTLLAAAENIIQVGALRDVEITPSRTVTALPDSTTVITHTVRNLGFTADSYTITALQGDGHSVIATPNQVDLGPGESRDIAVLLTLPAGLAANTALSSIRVTATSRSDETITASVFDSVRVGLVTGVALSSDRLQGIPDGRNRITFSSIMLENLGNDTDTFDLSISGLSNKFRVEVVPESVTLNGGAIDVGIIVNVDLPLIQPAPLRHDLILTATSRRDPNQRSSIRLSMIYLTRQAIFGEPVFIPIVAR